In Ovis aries strain OAR_USU_Benz2616 breed Rambouillet chromosome 13, ARS-UI_Ramb_v3.0, whole genome shotgun sequence, the following are encoded in one genomic region:
- the JCAD gene encoding junctional cadherin 5-associated protein isoform X1 codes for MYSVEDLLISHGYKLSRKLPAPREDDGEGRQPARTAAPAGPSLLNGCEDGPTAHPQGKASPGTGLLSDPKSRRLGPRGHGERPSAAAAARISEAGFYHQPVLAWSSQPLTGRSHAYWRRREQEAREDPGGRGPVPSLPAHPREGPWEVGGRSEHVIKKTVWEDELGMAGPARWQDVSVGSWNQPPRLGRQMSDGVGEKLFQDLYPFMLGEHGLASQSKGKSQSLPRVLSPESLSCVEVPIPLSDGHLPGVPKVPLQPPNCASNLEPTRNPKKAGTSAPLPQPRFGRPLKPPSYGSQPHSRAGAENGSYTDSRQPDPAAHSARTNSARQDLYGPDPSLEPPVYVPPPSYKSPPQPATHPCPEEVVPRHEGGGRRVPQHPMEKPAAGGQLLSGSRGAGSEWGASPCSSVGIPPQPHPTTAYDSSILIIPFDDPRIRHIKLPRPHGFWEDVRLDGAVPAPDPRGLQQEGAVWRPSGKERGPAPADPSPPWLWGQPPRNGEDGSSPDRRDPCTVTQRKQPDVSGSPREYPESLVSSPSPQGESSCEMQTQLRKFETGLQPKRSSKKKTSETIFCLVSIPVKSESQLPGTDTNNNDLKQSAALQEQSVLSLSSTDLELQALTGSMATRTELPRPDPGDPGRGRQADNLRFPNPTKHHALAWPGPWPGHHFRDQQTQTSFAHEPQSLQPLPGERPGGSPNPVLPRRCLDPAPFEVQMHMALASSDPNQRPGAHSPKSQGSLSPSSNSAFSGSSWPQNQGPTPRASLGQQGSDGPGRRASPVSRAEVIKGETTGPCNSRQLFGQFLLKPVSRRPWDLISQLESFNKELQEEEGSSGSSSGGSGSEDSDTELPWGSCAHPTPQRPGLLKDVAPEDPRTRPGRVKSKSESWSEEGRPRSPRPWQAEGRGSVWLSPPGSWIAEDGDREVEDRVAQLAVSPRPVKRAISSGLNDAKPEPPPDPATRKEPPPSQELPGSLGAVELSAAGPPKAGGGEQGSTRAPLSLAGKSRGLSAPDLRSVGLTLVQEHSTSQLAGSPGDANAIEIPPNESLEARAARILGIEVAVESLLPGTQRAGQSRHPQPDGSALRPESPRQEAVASLAQPSESTTPADAFYGRRKCGWTKSPLFVGERDSTRQAPWASEPMGVDGAVPSKAPEPPPSPPESQPFLPKDVETKPPFRSTLFHFIERTPNLAFSERKLRSTSRVIESLQEKLVSPPRKADPDRLMRMKEVSSVSRMRLLTSRGADSEEEPKAERGPGAWPGGLVAPSTGHELSDPQGALSLEVDGHPAARRENGGRDFWCPGEESGRGPGVQVAFDVLRASKCPVGR; via the coding sequence GTTCTACCATCAGCCAGTGCTCGCGTGGTCCTCACAGCCCCTGACCGGCCGCAGCCACGCCTActggaggagaagagagcaggaGGCCCGGGAGGACCCAGGGGGCCGAGGCCCGGTCCCCAGCCTGCCCGCGCACCCGAGGGAGGGTCCCTGGGAAGTTGGAGGAAGGTCTGAGCACGTGATCAAGAAGACTGTTTGGGAAGACGAGCTGGGAATGGCGGGTCCCGCCAGATGGCAGGACGTCAGCGTTGGAAGCTGGAACCAGCCCCCGAGACTAGGAAGGCAGATGTCGGACGGTGTTGGCGAGAAGTTGTTTCAGGACCTGTACCCGTTCATGCTTGGGGAGCACGGGCTGGCCTCCCAGAGCAAAGGGAAGTCCCAATCACTGCCTCGAGTCCTTTCCCCCGAGAGCCTGAGTTGCGTGGAGGTCCCCATCCCTTTGAGCGATGGCCATTTACCAGGTGTCCCTAAAGTGCCACTTCAGCCTCCAAATTGTGCTTCCAATTTGGAACCCACCAGGAACCCCAAGAAGGCTGGCACCTCGGCCCCCTTGCCCCAGCCCAGGTTTGGGAGACCCCTCAAGCCCCCATCTTACGGCTCCCAGCCACACTCCAGGGCCGGAGCAGAAAATGGCAGCTACACAGACAGCAGGCAGCCGGACCCAGCTGCCCACTCAGCCAGGACGAACAGTGCCAGGCAGGACCTCTACGGGCCTGACCCCAGCCTGGAGCCCCCAGTGTACGTGCCCCCACCCTCGTACAAGTCGCCACCGCAGCCCGCCACACACCCCTGCCCCGAGGAGGTGGTGCCCAGGCATGAGGGTGGAGGCCGCCGTGTACCGCAGCATCCGATGGAGAAGCCCGCTGCTGGCGGACAGCTTCTTTCTGGCTCCCGGGGAGCTGGGAGTGAGTGGGGGGCCAGCCCATGCTCTTCTGTGGGCATCCCcccacagccccaccccaccACGGCTTACGACAGCTCCATCCTGATAATTCCCTTCGATGACCCACGGATACGACATATTAAACTACCCCGACCCCATGGATTCTGGGAAGATGTGAGACTGGATGGTGCGGTCCCTGCCCCTGACCCAAGAGGCCTGCAGCAGGAGGGGGCCGTGTGGCGCCCatcagggaaggagaggggtcCCGCCCCTGCTGACCCCAGCCCCCCATGGCTGTGGGGCCAGCCCCCCAGGAATGGAGAGGACGGCAGCTCTCCTGACCGAAGAGACCCCTGCACTGTCACACAGAGGAAGCAGCCGGACGTGAGCGGCAGCCCACGCGAATATCCAGAAAGCCTGGTGTCCTCCCCGAGCCCCCAGGGCGAGAGTTCCTGCGAGATGCAGACCCAGCTCAGAAAGTTCGAGACAGGGCTGCAGCCCAAGAGAAGCTCAAAGAAAAAAACGAGCGAGACGATCTTTTGTTTGGTTTCCATCCCGGTGAAATCGGAGTCCCAGCTGCCAGGTACGGACACAAACAACAATGACCTGAAGCAGAGTGCGGCGTTGCAAGAACAGAGTGTGCTCAGCTTGTCCTCCACCGACCTGGAGCTCCAGGCACTCACAGGCAGCATGGCCACGAGGACAGAGCTGCCAAGACCAGACCCGGGGGACCCGGGACGGGGCCGGCAAGCAGACAACCTCAGATTCCCCAACCCTACAAAGCACCATGCGCTCGCATGGCCCGGCCCGTGGCCTGGGCACCACTTCCGAGACCAGCAAACACAAACCAGCTTCGCTCATGAACCTCAGAGCCTGCAGCCCCTCCCAGGGGAGAGGCCAGGGGGCTCCCCCAACCCCGTGCTGCCTCGAAGGTGTTTGGACCCCGCACCCTTCGAGGTTCAGATGCACATGGCGTTGGCGTCCAGTGACCCAAACCAGAGGCCCGGGGCTCATTCCCCGAAAAGTCAAGGGTCCCTCAGCCCATCCAGCAACAGCGCCTTCTCTGGGTCTTCCTGGCCCCAGAACCAGGGCCCCACGCCGAGGGCCAGCCTGGGTCAGCAGGGCTCTGATGGCCCTGGGCGCCGAGCCAGCCCCGTGTCTAGGGCCGAGGTGATCAAGGGGGAGACCACGGGCCCCTGCAACAGTAGACAGCTGTTCGGGCAGTTCCTCCTGAAGCCCGTGAGCCGCCGCCCCTGGGACTTGATCAGCCAGTTAGAAAGTTTCAACAAGGAGCttcaggaggaggaaggaagcagtggcagcagcagtggTGGTAGTGGCAGCGAGGACAGTGACACAGAGCTGCCCTGGGGGAGCTGTGCCCACCCCACACCCCAACGGCCAGGCCTCCTGAAGGACGTAGCGCCTGAGGACCCCAGGACCAGGCCAGGCAGAGTTAAGAGCAAGTCCGAGAGCTGGAGCGAGGAGGGGAGGCCTCGGTCCCCCAGACCCTGGCAGGCAGAAGGCAGAGGTTCTGTGTGGTTGTCGCCCCCCGGGAGCTGGATTGCCGAAGACGGGGACCGAGAGGTTGAGGACAGGGTGGCCCAGCTGGCAGTCAGCCCAAGGCCTGTGAAACGAGCAATATCTTCTGGATTGAATGATGCAAAACCCGAGCCCCCACCCGATCCAGCGACACGGAAGGAGCCCCCGCCCAGCCAGGAGCTCCCTGGCAGTCTCGGAGCTGTGGAGCTGAGTGCAGCCGGCCCTCCAAAGGCGGGCGGTGGGGAGCAAGGGAGCACAAGGGCACCCCTCTCTCTTGCCGGCAAATCCCGAGGCCTGTCTGCACCAGACTTGAGGTCTGTGGGGCTGACGCTGGTGCAGGAGCACAGTACCAGCCAGCTAGCGGGGTCTCCGGGTGATGCCAATGCAATAGAAATCCCCCCAAATGAGTCCCTCGAAGCCAGGGCCGCCAGGATCCTGGGCATCGAGGTGGCTGTGGAGTCCCTGCTGCCAGGCACccagagggcagggcagagccGGCACCCCCAGCCAGATGGAAGTGCCCTCAGGCCGGAGTCCCCCAGACAGGAAGCAGTGGCCAGCTTGGCCCAGCCCAGTGAGTCCACCACACCTGCCGACGCCTTCTATGGCAGGAGGAAGTGCGGCTGGACCAAGAGCCCTCTGTTCGTAGGCGAGAGGGACAGCACCCGGCAGGCTCCCTGGGCCTCTGAGCCCATGGGTGTGGATGGGGCCGTCCCCAGCAAGGCCCCTGAACCTCCGCCCAGCCCCCCGGAGTCCCAGCCTTTCCTTCCCAAGGACGTGGAGACAAAGCCACCCTTCAGGTCCACCTTGTTCCACTTTATAGAAAGGACCCCAAACTTGGCATTCTCAGAAAGGAAGCTCCGAAGCACTTCCAGAGTGATCGAAAGTTTACAGGAGAAGCTGGTTTCCCCGCCCAGGAAGGCGGACCCCGACCGCctgatgaggatgaaggaggtGAGCTCTGTGTCTCGGATGAGGCTCCTGACGTCCCGGGGTGCGGACTCCGAGGAGGAGCCCAAGGCCGAGAGGGGCCCCGGGGCGTGGCCGGGAGGCCTGGTGGCTCCCAGCACCGGGCATGAGCTCTCCGACCCCCAAGGTGCTCTGTCGCTGGAAGTAGACGGGCATCCAGCAGCACGAAGGGAGAACGGCGGCCGGGACTTCTGGTGCCCAGGTGAGGAGTCAGGCAGAGGGCCGGGTGTTCAGGTTGCGTTTGACGTCCTGAGAGCATCAAAATGCCCAGTGGGTAGATGA